From one Mycolicibacterium sp. HK-90 genomic stretch:
- a CDS encoding phosphate-starvation-inducible PsiE family protein — MAQQQETQGEQERERFADRALRIAEDTIYWSIAALLLAGSLVLIVAQVNTMLRLGSTPAVPVMLELLDGLLLVFIFVELLYAVRTSLRSRELVAEPFLIVGILACIKEIVVVSVDAAKLLDKGPEFARAIVQVGVLGGLVLVLAIAIYVLRLQRRGADHLRDKPDGT, encoded by the coding sequence GTGGCACAGCAGCAGGAAACCCAAGGCGAGCAGGAACGGGAACGATTCGCGGACCGGGCGCTGAGGATCGCCGAGGACACCATCTACTGGTCGATCGCGGCACTCCTGCTCGCCGGGTCGCTCGTGCTGATCGTCGCCCAGGTCAACACCATGCTGCGGCTCGGGAGCACCCCGGCCGTCCCCGTCATGCTGGAATTACTCGACGGCCTGCTGCTGGTCTTCATCTTCGTGGAACTGCTGTATGCCGTGCGAACGTCATTGCGGTCTCGCGAACTGGTCGCCGAACCGTTCTTGATCGTCGGCATCCTGGCCTGCATCAAAGAAATCGTCGTGGTGTCGGTGGATGCCGCCAAGTTGCTCGACAAGGGACCGGAGTTCGCCCGCGCCATCGTCCAGGTCGGCGTGCTCGGCGGCCTGGTACTCGTGCTGGCGATCGCCATCTATGTGTTGCGACTGCAGCGCCGAGGCGCCGATCACCTGCGCGACAAACCCGACGGCACCTAG
- a CDS encoding alpha/beta fold hydrolase: MDAELQSWKDAGRFFDYLGFDIFYRVEGSGPNLLLIHGYPFSSWDWSLIWPRLTERFTVIAPDMIGMGFSDKPVAYEYTVHDHADMHEALLEHLGVRGAHILAHDLGDSVGQELLARHEFGGRSYGALDIESITWLNGGLFNESYTPRLLQKAMSRTPLGDIMSPLQGSRLSRRLVEPTINEMFGVNTKPSPELMAKFHQILEHNDGKRVLHKVGRFVNDRYAHRNRWVRAMRETTVSMRLIDGPSDPNSGRHMARRYLEVIPNPDVVMLADDIAHWPQIEDPEAVLSHFLAHIDRIGG; the protein is encoded by the coding sequence ATGGACGCCGAATTGCAGAGCTGGAAGGACGCTGGGCGGTTCTTCGACTACCTCGGCTTCGACATCTTCTACCGGGTCGAGGGAAGTGGGCCGAACCTTCTTCTGATCCACGGCTACCCGTTCAGTTCCTGGGACTGGTCGCTGATCTGGCCCAGGTTGACCGAGCGGTTCACCGTGATCGCGCCGGACATGATCGGCATGGGTTTCTCCGACAAGCCGGTCGCCTACGAATACACGGTGCACGATCACGCCGACATGCACGAGGCGCTGCTGGAGCACCTCGGGGTCCGCGGCGCCCACATCCTGGCGCATGATCTGGGCGATTCGGTCGGCCAGGAGTTGTTGGCCCGCCACGAGTTCGGCGGCCGGTCCTACGGCGCGCTGGACATCGAATCGATCACCTGGCTCAACGGCGGGCTGTTCAACGAGTCCTACACCCCGCGGCTGTTGCAGAAGGCGATGTCGCGAACCCCGTTGGGCGACATCATGAGTCCGCTGCAGGGCAGCCGCCTCTCACGCCGGCTCGTGGAGCCGACCATCAACGAGATGTTCGGAGTGAACACCAAACCGTCGCCGGAGCTGATGGCGAAGTTCCATCAGATCCTGGAGCACAACGACGGTAAGCGGGTGCTGCACAAGGTCGGCCGGTTCGTCAACGACCGGTATGCCCACCGCAATCGGTGGGTGCGGGCCATGCGGGAGACCACGGTGTCGATGCGGCTCATCGACGGCCCGTCGGACCCGAATTCCGGACGCCACATGGCCCGTCGTTATCTCGAAGTCATCCCGAATCCCGACGTGGTGATGCTTGCCGACGACATCGCCCATTGGCCGCAGATCGAGGATCCCGAGGCCGTGCTGTCCCATTTCCTGGCCCACATCGACCGGATCGGTGGGTGA